Proteins encoded within one genomic window of Microbacterium sp. LKL04:
- the leuS gene encoding leucine--tRNA ligase — protein sequence MSSSTSSDASAPEQTGFDSRAIQAKWQARWAESDPFKAGGDEDTRPRKYVLGMFPYPSGDLHMGHAENYAYVDAVARFWRHRGYNVLNPIGWDSFGLPAENAAIKGGAGSDPREWTYNNIDQHKVSFRAFGSSYDWSRVLHTSDPEYYRWNQWLFQRLFERGLAYRKQSAVNWCPNDQTVLANEQVVDGHCERCGFEVIKKKLTQWYFKITEYADRLLDDLNQLEGFWPHKVLQMQRNWIGRSIGADIDFEIEGRAEKITVFSTRPDTLHGATFMVVAPDSDLAAELAEGASPEVQQRFRGYLDTVQKTSEIERQTADRPKTGVFLDRFAVNPINGERLPIWAADYVLADYGHGAVMAVPAHDQRDLDFARAFDLPVKVVVDTTAPVTGAIPVIEVDEDGVPIGDDLESIDPARTGTALTGDGRLINSGSLNGLSKRNAIARAIEELTSAGTGRAAKTYRLRDWLISRQRFWGTPIPMIHTEDGRIVPVPDEQLPVILPDAKGLDLKPKGTSPLGGATEWMSTVDPETGEPALRDADTMDTFVDSSWYFLRFLAPNGATEPFPSAEASKWAPVDSYIGGVEHAILHLLYARFITKVLFDMGLVDFTEPFTSLINQGMVLLDGSKMSKSKGNLVEFASSMDDPGADAVRVAIAFAGPVEDDINWEDVSTTGAQKFLARAMRVATDVASSKDVVWADGDTSLRRVTHRLWADVVGLVEQSKFNVVVARLMELVNATRKAIDSGAGAADPAVREAAEAVAMILDLFAPHTAEEMWEILGYEPFVGVVPWRQADPTLLVEESVTAVVQVNGKVRGTLTVPAKISGDELEKLALADEKVRRAIGDKEITRAVVRAPKVVSFTVA from the coding sequence TCCCGAGCAGACCGGCTTCGACTCCCGCGCCATCCAGGCGAAGTGGCAGGCCCGGTGGGCGGAGTCCGACCCGTTCAAGGCCGGCGGCGACGAGGACACGCGACCGCGCAAGTACGTGCTTGGCATGTTCCCGTACCCCTCGGGCGACCTGCACATGGGTCACGCCGAGAACTACGCCTACGTCGACGCCGTCGCTCGGTTCTGGCGTCACCGCGGCTACAACGTGCTGAACCCGATCGGCTGGGACTCCTTCGGCCTGCCAGCCGAGAACGCCGCGATCAAGGGCGGCGCCGGGTCCGACCCGCGCGAGTGGACCTACAACAACATCGACCAGCACAAGGTCAGCTTCCGCGCGTTCGGGTCGTCGTACGACTGGAGCCGCGTGCTCCACACGAGCGACCCCGAGTACTACCGCTGGAACCAGTGGCTGTTCCAGCGCCTCTTCGAGCGCGGGCTCGCCTACCGCAAGCAGAGCGCCGTCAACTGGTGCCCCAACGACCAGACCGTGCTCGCGAACGAGCAGGTCGTCGACGGACACTGCGAGCGGTGCGGCTTCGAGGTCATCAAGAAGAAGCTGACGCAGTGGTACTTCAAGATCACCGAGTACGCCGACCGCCTGCTCGATGACCTGAACCAGCTCGAGGGGTTCTGGCCGCACAAGGTGCTGCAGATGCAGCGCAACTGGATCGGCCGCTCGATCGGCGCCGACATCGACTTCGAGATCGAGGGGCGCGCCGAGAAGATCACCGTCTTCTCCACCCGCCCCGACACTCTGCACGGCGCGACCTTCATGGTCGTCGCGCCGGACTCCGACCTCGCCGCCGAACTGGCCGAGGGCGCCTCGCCCGAGGTCCAGCAGCGCTTCCGCGGTTACCTCGACACGGTGCAGAAGACGAGCGAGATCGAGCGTCAGACCGCCGACCGCCCCAAGACGGGTGTCTTCCTCGACCGCTTCGCGGTCAACCCGATCAACGGCGAGCGTCTGCCGATCTGGGCGGCGGACTACGTCCTCGCCGACTACGGGCACGGTGCCGTCATGGCCGTCCCCGCGCACGACCAGCGCGACCTCGATTTCGCCCGCGCGTTCGACCTGCCCGTGAAGGTCGTCGTCGACACGACGGCTCCGGTCACCGGCGCGATCCCGGTCATCGAGGTCGACGAGGACGGTGTGCCGATCGGCGACGACCTCGAGTCGATCGACCCCGCCCGCACCGGCACCGCGCTGACGGGCGATGGACGCCTCATCAACTCCGGGTCGCTGAACGGGCTGTCGAAGCGGAACGCGATCGCTCGTGCCATCGAGGAGCTCACCTCGGCGGGGACCGGCCGCGCCGCGAAGACCTACCGCCTCCGCGATTGGCTGATCTCGCGTCAGCGCTTCTGGGGCACCCCGATCCCGATGATCCACACTGAGGACGGGCGCATCGTCCCCGTCCCCGACGAGCAGCTGCCCGTCATCCTGCCCGACGCCAAGGGCCTCGACCTGAAGCCCAAGGGCACCTCGCCGCTGGGCGGCGCCACGGAGTGGATGTCTACGGTCGATCCCGAGACCGGTGAGCCCGCTCTTCGCGACGCGGACACGATGGACACCTTCGTCGACAGCTCGTGGTACTTCCTGCGCTTCCTGGCCCCGAACGGGGCGACGGAGCCGTTCCCGAGCGCCGAGGCATCCAAGTGGGCGCCGGTCGACTCGTACATCGGCGGCGTCGAGCACGCGATCCTCCACCTGCTGTACGCCCGGTTCATCACGAAGGTCCTCTTCGACATGGGCCTCGTCGACTTCACCGAGCCGTTCACGAGCCTGATCAACCAGGGCATGGTGCTGCTCGACGGTTCGAAGATGTCGAAGTCGAAGGGCAACCTCGTCGAGTTCGCGTCGAGCATGGACGACCCGGGCGCGGATGCCGTCCGTGTCGCCATCGCGTTCGCCGGACCCGTCGAGGACGACATCAACTGGGAGGACGTGTCGACCACCGGCGCCCAGAAATTCCTCGCCCGCGCGATGCGCGTGGCGACGGATGTCGCAAGCTCGAAGGACGTGGTGTGGGCGGACGGCGACACGTCGCTCCGGCGCGTCACCCACCGTCTCTGGGCGGACGTCGTCGGCCTCGTCGAGCAGTCGAAGTTCAACGTCGTCGTCGCGCGCCTCATGGAGCTCGTCAACGCGACGCGCAAGGCGATCGACTCGGGAGCCGGCGCCGCCGACCCCGCCGTCCGCGAGGCCGCTGAGGCCGTCGCGATGATCCTGGACCTCTTCGCACCGCACACCGCGGAGGAGATGTGGGAGATCCTCGGCTACGAGCCGTTCGTCGGCGTGGTGCCGTGGCGTCAGGCCGACCCGACGCTCCTCGTGGAGGAGTCGGTGACCGCGGTCGTGCAGGTCAACGGCAAGGTGCGCGGCACGCTCACCGTCCCGGCGAAGATCTCGGGCGACGAGCTCGAGAAGCTCGCGCTCGCGGACGAGAAGGTGCGTCGGGCGATCGGCGACAAGGAGATCACGCGCGCCGTCGTGCGCGCGCCGAAGGTCGTCAGCTTCACCGTCGCGTGA
- a CDS encoding ComEA family DNA-binding protein, which yields MGAQAVPTSRRRLGIGAAIVLVVVVAAVTIAIGIIRTGAESAVETVPGVVSETAAPASVYVHVSGQVREPGLYRLDQGARVVDAVAAAGGFSEKASRDGVNLARPVSDGEQLLIPAEGEGGTDAGAPAVPEGDGRVNLNTADLAALDTLPRVGPSIAQRILDWREENGRFSSVDDLMAVPGIGEKMLASLRDLVTV from the coding sequence ATGGGTGCGCAGGCGGTGCCGACGTCTCGACGTCGGCTGGGGATCGGTGCCGCCATCGTCCTCGTGGTCGTCGTCGCCGCGGTGACGATCGCGATCGGGATCATCCGGACGGGCGCGGAGTCCGCTGTCGAGACGGTGCCGGGCGTCGTCTCCGAGACGGCAGCGCCGGCGTCGGTGTACGTCCACGTCTCGGGTCAGGTGCGCGAGCCCGGTCTGTATCGTCTCGACCAGGGTGCGCGCGTGGTGGATGCGGTAGCCGCCGCCGGTGGCTTCTCGGAGAAGGCATCCCGTGACGGCGTGAACCTGGCGCGTCCGGTGAGCGACGGTGAGCAGCTCCTGATCCCTGCCGAGGGCGAAGGGGGGACGGATGCCGGTGCCCCTGCGGTGCCGGAAGGTGACGGGCGCGTGAACCTGAACACCGCCGATCTCGCTGCCCTCGACACGCTGCCCCGCGTCGGACCCTCCATCGCACAGCGGATCCTCGATTGGCGCGAGGAGAACGGCCGGTTCAGCAGCGTCGACGATCTGATGGCCGTGCCGGGGATCGGCGAGAAGATGCTCGCGTCGCTCCGCGACCTGGTGACGGTGTGA